The Phycisphaerae bacterium genome has a window encoding:
- a CDS encoding IS4 family transposase, producing the protein MVSIRRVLAQIKDDWTTLLAEEHLTRICREAGARWRERTLSPVVTIYVFLLQVLHGNTAMTNLPRLSGKRFTPAAYCQARQRLPLAALRRLLYETGLPLQARDHDAGSASGVSRWHGHRVWLTDGSSCSMPDTPALQKRFGQPSGQQKGCGFPVAHLLVLFDAASGRLLDVLVSSWRIHDLTRVAELHPHLQSGDILVADRGFCSYAHLALLWQQGVFVVFRLHQKQLVDFRPHLSISENRSARRASVAAPAGVAA; encoded by the coding sequence ATGGTCAGTATCCGGCGCGTGCTCGCGCAGATCAAGGACGATTGGACCACGTTGCTCGCCGAAGAGCACCTGACCCGCATCTGTCGCGAAGCGGGGGCCCGCTGGCGTGAGCGCACGCTCAGCCCGGTGGTCACCATCTACGTCTTCCTGCTCCAGGTTCTGCACGGCAACACCGCCATGACGAACCTGCCGCGTCTGAGCGGCAAACGCTTCACGCCGGCCGCGTACTGCCAGGCCCGCCAGCGTTTGCCGCTGGCCGCCCTGCGGCGCTTACTCTACGAGACCGGGCTCCCGCTGCAGGCCCGGGACCACGATGCCGGTTCGGCTTCCGGCGTGAGCCGTTGGCACGGTCACCGGGTCTGGCTAACCGACGGCTCGTCCTGCTCCATGCCCGACACGCCGGCGCTGCAGAAACGCTTCGGCCAGCCCAGCGGCCAGCAGAAAGGCTGCGGCTTCCCGGTGGCACATCTGCTGGTGCTGTTTGACGCGGCCAGCGGCCGACTGCTCGACGTGCTGGTCTCCTCCTGGCGCATCCACGACCTGACCCGCGTGGCCGAATTGCATCCCCACCTCCAGTCGGGCGACATCCTGGTCGCCGATCGCGGTTTCTGCTCGTATGCCCACCTGGCGTTGCTCTGGCAGCAAGGCGTCTTCGTCGTGTTTCGCCTGCATCAGAAGCAACTCGTGGACTTTCGGCCACACCTGTCCATATCGGAAAATCGGTCCGCCCGGCGTGCGTCGGTCGCTGCTCCGGCCGGCGTCGCGGCGTGA
- a CDS encoding helix-turn-helix domain-containing protein, with protein MVAIQLIISLLRAFLVSRAALVAENLALRQQLAVLQVSGKRPRLRKRDRIFWVWLSRLWSGWRSCLMIVKPETVIRWHRDGFKLYWHWKSRGKVGRPKMDSEIRRLIRRMCHENATWGAPRIQSELALLGHYVAESTVAKYMGRARKPPSQTWRTFLENHVPDIAAIDFFVVATVSFRLLYCFLMLRHDRHRVVYFNVTPRPTARWTAQQIVEAFPFDEAPRFLIRDHDGIYGQDFCERVKYLGIEEVVIAYRSP; from the coding sequence ATGGTTGCAATACAGCTGATCATCTCATTGCTGCGCGCGTTCCTTGTTTCCCGGGCAGCCCTCGTGGCGGAGAACCTGGCGCTCCGCCAGCAGCTTGCCGTTCTCCAGGTGTCCGGGAAGCGGCCGAGGCTGCGGAAGCGTGACCGCATCTTCTGGGTGTGGCTGTCCCGGCTTTGGTCGGGTTGGCGCTCGTGCCTCATGATCGTCAAGCCCGAGACCGTCATTCGCTGGCATCGCGATGGGTTCAAGCTCTACTGGCACTGGAAGTCACGCGGCAAGGTCGGTCGGCCCAAGATGGACTCGGAAATCCGCCGCCTGATCCGGCGCATGTGTCACGAGAACGCGACGTGGGGAGCGCCGCGGATTCAATCTGAGCTGGCGCTGCTCGGACATTACGTGGCCGAATCCACCGTCGCGAAGTACATGGGCCGTGCCCGCAAGCCGCCTTCCCAGACCTGGCGGACGTTCCTGGAAAACCACGTGCCGGACATCGCGGCGATCGACTTTTTCGTTGTGGCCACCGTGAGTTTCCGCTTGCTCTACTGCTTTCTCATGCTGCGGCACGACCGGCATCGCGTGGTTTACTTCAACGTCACGCCGCGTCCCACGGCGCGTTGGACGGCGCAGCAGATCGTCGAGGCCTTCCCCTTTGACGAGGCGCCGCGCTTCCTGATCCGTGATCATGACGGCATCTATGGCCAGGACTTCTGCGAGCGCGTCAAGTACCTGGGCATCGAGGAGGTCGTCATCGCGTACCGCTCGCCCTGA